One stretch of Arthrobacter polaris DNA includes these proteins:
- the rimP gene encoding ribosome maturation factor RimP yields MTKPDRPHATARSGNVHSALDATAEAQRLHTFLAPTVTAAGLFLEEVKVHFAGAHRTVSVIVDLPEGESGGVGLDAISAISRELSDAMDADPRDDGSVYDLEISSPGATRPLTEPRHWRRALGRMAKVNASDRENFMGRILAVDDDGVLFKPELPVXKGMKPKQGEPXXILFTAIRRGVVELEFARLDEAELDXEFEPTSGNAVDGEGS; encoded by the coding sequence ATGACGAAGCCAGACAGGCCACATGCCACCGCACGCTCAGGGAATGTTCACTCAGCTTTGGATGCCACGGCCGAGGCGCAAAGGCTCCACACATTCCTTGCACCCACAGTTACTGCGGCGGGTCTTTTCTTGGAAGAAGTGAAGGTTCACTTCGCCGGAGCCCACCGCACAGTCTCCGTCATTGTTGACCTGCCCGAAGGCGAATCCGGCGGTGTGGGCCTTGATGCCATTTCCGCCATTTCACGTGAACTCTCCGACGCTATGGATGCAGATCCNCGCGACGATGGAAGCGTCTATGACTTAGAAATTTCCTCACCAGGGGCCACCAGGCCGCTGACAGAGCCGCGCCACTGGCGCCGCGCTTTGGGCCGCATGGCCAAGGTGAACGCCTCTGACCGGGAAAACTTCATGGGCCGGATCTTGGCTGTGGATGATGACGGAGTGCTTTTCAAGCCCGAATTACCCGTNAANAAGGGCATGAAGCCCAAACAGGGTGAACCAGANAANATCTTATTCACGGCGATCCGCCGTGGTGTTGTTGAGTTGGAATTTGCTCGCCTCGATGAGGCCGAGCTTGATTTNGAATTTGAACCGACCAGCGGCAACGCGGTCGATGGAGAGGGAAGCTGA
- a CDS encoding ABC transporter ATP-binding protein, which produces MSHRAALPSPXGPFAPVPADPSGSTGPVSVRVEGLRVQRGDTTALANISCSIXQGRITGLLXPSGSGKTTFMRALVGCKITAGTVTVLGRPAGDRRNRHDVGYVTQAASVYRDLSVLDNVRYFASVHGGSLEDAHAVLAAVGLGDVAKRKASKLSGXQFSRVSLACALVGKPKLLVLDEPTVGLDPVLRVELWGQFAAMAAAGTSLIISSHVMEEAGHCDSLLLLRGXLLLSQLTPAQLRQRADTNDLELAFLRLIRAAEAGTDAAKAAS; this is translated from the coding sequence ATGTCCCACAGAGCAGCATTGCCCTCGCCCNGGGGCCCCTTTGCCCCAGTTCCGGCAGACCCTTCGGGATCAACGGGGCCGGTGAGCGTGCGGGTGGAAGGTCTGCGGGTGCAACGCGGAGATACCACAGCATTAGCCAATATTTCTTGCAGTATCNCCCAAGGACGCATCACGGGATTATTGNGGCCCTCCGGGAGTGGCAAGACCACGTTCATGCGCGCCCTGGTGGGGTGCAAAATTACTGCTGGCACCGTTACCGTGTTGGGCCGCCCTGCTGGCGACCGGCGAAACCGGCACGACGTCGGGTACGTCACTCAAGCTGCCAGCGTCTACCGGGATTTGTCCGTCCTGGATAACGTGCGTTATTTCGCCTCGGTGCACGGCGGCAGCCTAGAAGACGCCCATGCTGTGCTGGCCGCCGTCGGCCTAGGCGATGTGGCCAAGCGCAAGGCCTCAAAGTTATCCGGGNGCCAGTTCAGCCGGGTTTCGCTGGCGTGTGCGTTGGTGGGCAAACCGAAGTTGCTGGTGCTCGATGAGCCCACCGTGGGTCTTGATCCGGTGCTGCGGGTGGAGTTGTGGGGCCAATTCGCTGCCATGGCGGCGGCCGGTACTAGTTTGATCATTTCCAGCCACGTGATGGAGGAGGCCGGACACTGCGACTCATTGCTGCTGCTGCGCGGGNGCCTGCTGTTATCCCAACTGACTCCGGCACAATTGCGCCAACGGGCGGACACCAATGACTTGGAGCTGGCGTTCCTGCGCTTGATCCGGGCAGCCGAAGCTGGCACGGACGCGGCCAAGGCTGCCTCATGA
- a CDS encoding aminoglycoside phosphotransferase family protein: MRVEIPAALRLRHRQTPEGRAWLGHLPGFINQALEQWQLTVDLPDGALPWHGHTAVVVPVLTKTEVRAALKVAFPFDAAFLEPVALRLWDGHGTVQILQXDEALGAMLLERLDDQRSLLELPMDEAISIWGGLVKELSIRPDNRGPWAQLPTIAATAERYCDELPQYWADLGEPFXRWLLEAALEVCQTRGVVGLRTSNEVLVHTDLHYLNILAQTGTTTYLAIDPQVQVGDAEFAVAPCLWNRLQDLPQRNAEAGLRRRAALLAQAAGLEEDLATQWSVVREVENALWYLAQPGHSQDAQRSLWVASTMAGKTLPGLPSAHNLKPLY; encoded by the coding sequence ATGAGAGTCGAGATTCCTGCAGCTTTGCGGTTGCGCCACCGCCAAACCCCGGAAGGGCGCGCATGGCTGGGCCACCTACCGGGTTTCATCAATCAGGCCTTGGAACAATGGCAGCTAACGGTGGACCTTCCGGACGGCGCACTACCGTGGCATGGGCACACAGCGGTAGTAGTGCCGGTGTTGACCAAAACGGAGGTCCGGGCAGCCTTGAAAGTTGCTTTTCCTTTCGATGCGGCCTTTCTGGAACCCGTTGCACTGCGCCTCTGGGACGGCCACGGTACGGTACAGATTTTGCAANGCGACGAAGCACTGGGAGCGATGCTCCTTGAACGTCTCGATGACCAACGCTCGCTGCTGGAACTGCCCATGGATGAAGCAATCAGCATCTGGGGTGGGCTAGTCAAGGAGCTTAGTATCCGTCCAGATAACCGCGGGCCATGGGCGCAGCTCCCGACCATCGCCGCCACTGCCGAAAGGTATTGCGATGAATTACCGCAATACTGGGCCGATCTAGGCGAACCGTTCNCCCGCTGGCTGCTCGAGGCCGCCTTGGAGGTATGCCAAACACGCGGCGTGGTGGGCCTGCGCACCAGCAATGAGGTCCTGGTCCATACTGACCTGCACTACCTTAATATCCTGGCCCAGACCGGCACCACCACTTATCTAGCGATCGACCCACAAGTTCAGGTTGGCGACGCGGAATTCGCTGTAGCTCCATGCCTATGGAACCGGCTCCAAGACTTGCCGCAGCGCAACGCAGAAGCCGGCCTCCGCCGTCGTGCAGCACTGCTGGCACAGGCGGCCGGGCTCGAGGAAGATCTCGCTACGCAATGGTCTGTGGTGCGTGAAGTGGAAAATGCGTTGTGGTATTTGGCGCAGCCAGGACATAGCCAGGACGCCCAACGATCCCTGTGGGTGGCAAGTACCATGGCGGGCAAGACCCTGCCCGGGCTGCCCAGCGCACACAACCTGAAGCCGTTGTACTAG
- the nusA gene encoding transcription termination factor NusA, with amino-acid sequence MDIDMSALRELERQREIPLDLLIPTIEQALLMAYEKSPGCHELARAEIDRKSGHVTIWAAELDDDGAPIGEFDDTPKGFGRIAASTARQVILQRLRDAEDDNVIGEYRGKEGELVSGQIQQGNNPNMIQINLGAVEGVLPPNEQVPGENYRHGNRIRTFVVDVHRGTKGPSITLSRSHPGLVRKLFEMEVPEIADNTVEIVALAREAGHRTKMAVQANKAGVNAKGSCIGEMGSRVRAVMTELNDEKIDIVDFNEDPAXFIANSLSPSKVISVTIIDEAARSARVVVPDYQLSLAIGKEGQNARLAAKLTGWRIDIVSDAAAV; translated from the coding sequence ATGGACATAGATATGAGCGCACTACGTGAGTTGGAGCGTCAAAGGGAGATCCCCTTGGACTTGCTCATCCCCACCATTGAGCAGGCCCTGTTGATGGCTTATGAGAAGTCTCCGGGTTGTCATGAGCTGGCCCGCGCCGAAATTGACCGCAAGAGCGGGCACGTCACCATTTGGGCTGCTGAGCTCGACGATGACGGTGCGCCTATTGGTGAATTCGATGACACGCCCAAGGGCTTTGGACGCATTGCTGCAAGCACTGCCCGCCAGGTCATCTTGCAGCGTCTGCGTGACGCGGAGGACGATAACGTCATTGGTGAATACCGTGGCAAGGAAGGCGAACTGGTTTCTGGTCAGATTCAACAGGGCAACAACCCCAACATGATCCAGATCAACCTCGGTGCCGTTGAAGGTGTACTGCCGCCCAACGAGCAGGTCCCCGGTGAGAACTACCGCCACGGAAATCGCATCCGTACGTTCGTTGTCGATGTGCACCGCGGCACGAAGGGCCCTTCCATCACCCTTTCGCGCTCACACCCGGGACTGGTGCGTAAGCTCTTTGAAATGGAAGTACCCGAGATTGCGGACAACACGGTTGAAATCGTGGCATTGGCCCGTGAAGCAGGCCACCGTACCAAGATGGCCGTTCAGGCGAACAAGGCAGGCGTCAATGCCAAGGGTTCGTGCATCGGTGAGATGGGTTCGCGTGTTCGTGCCGTCATGACCGAGCTCAACGATGAAAAGATCGACATTGTTGATTTCAACGAGGATCCGGCCATNTTTATCGCCAATTCGCTCTCACCATCGAAGGTGATTTCGGTCACCATCATTGATGAGGCTGCGCGTTCGGCACGGGTGGTAGTCCCTGATTATCAGCTGTCTTTGGCCATTGGTAAGGAAGGTCAGAACGCACGCCTGGCAGCTAAGCTCACGGGCTGGCGTATTGACATAGTCTCCGACGCCGCAGCGGTTTAG
- a CDS encoding TSUP family transporter, whose translation MISGFEDITTATILLIVVAGFAAGWIDAVVGGGGLIQLPVMLMXPGITPVQALATNKMGSIFGTTTSSVTYYRRVTPDLRTALPMAGVALLGSLGGAVVAASLPGSVFKPIIVLALVAVLLFTAFKPDMGELTALRHSGRKHYIVAACIGGVIGFYDGLIGPGTGSFLIIAMVSLMGYAFLEASAKAKIVNLATNAGALMXFLPHGSLLWGVGLILGAANMAGGYLGARTAVKQGSKFIRIVXLVVVSVLIIKLGFDVWNENFLHP comes from the coding sequence ATGATCTCGGGCTTTGAAGACATCACTACTGCCACGATCTTGTTGATCGTCGTGGCCGGCTTTGCAGCAGGCTGGATCGATGCCGTTGTTGGCGGNGGCGGGCTCATCCAGCTCCCGGTGATGTTGATGATNCCGGGAATCACGCCTGTGCAGGCTCTGGCGACGAATAAAATGGGCTCTATTTTCGGCACGACCACCAGCTCGGTGACGTATTACAGACGGGTGACGCCCGATCTGCGCACGGCCCTGCCCATGGCCGGNGTGGCACTACTGGGCAGCCTCGGCGGGGCAGTGGTGGCCGCTAGCCTGCCTGGATCCGTATTCAAACCGATCATCGTGCTAGCACTTGTTGCTGTGCTGCTCTTCACGGCGTTCAAACCGGATATGGGCGAGCTGACCGCCCTGCGGCATTCGGGGCGCAAGCACTACATAGTGGCCGCCTGTATTGGTGGGGTGATCGGTTTCTATGACGGACTGATCGGACCCGGCACAGGCTCATTCTTGATCATCGCCATGGTCAGCCTGATGGGGTACGCCTTCCTGGAAGCCAGTGCCAAAGCNAAAATAGTGAATCTGGCAACCAATGCCGGCGCCTTGATGTTNTTCTTGCCCCATGGCTCACTGCTGTGGGGTGTGGGCCTCATCCTAGGAGCGGCGAACATGGCCGGCGGCTACCTCGGCGCCCGTACTGCCGTAAAACAAGGTAGCAAGTTCATCCGGATAGTGTTNTTGGTGGTGGTGAGCGTACTGATCATCAAGCTCGGCTTCGATGTGTGGAACGAGAACTTTCTCCACCCTTAG
- a CDS encoding GNAT family N-acetyltransferase has translation MNTLERSALHPALSDGLISLRRFTSKDAQAFVAIHQDPLNVKWAGSVPDMDISQAADLIEGSIAAGWDAGTSLRFAIVDHPEGAEYPDRVVGTLSLQDVFSTVKGGSASVGIKMLPAGRGTGSAQRAMELLCGYAYGNLGLEILHWRCTAGNSASVSLAQRCGFIRSAEIPGFGIVDAEVSNGLIYTQTQGQWADRDHRITVAPVVPVLGDDLVILRALTMADAPQLVENCRNLESVRWTTVPLDYTKEHAQYFINTLTPEGWRTGETLTFAVADPETDQLLGTVDLQCKNPAVASVGINFGAHARGTGVAQAATHLLLDYAFSQLNLRYVHWSALVPNXGSRKLAWKLGXHFDGRIRGEFNDRGTPGDRWVLSLAAGEQRSPQEPWTGPAPLSR, from the coding sequence GTGAACACACTGGAACGTTCTGCGCTGCATCCAGCACTTAGTGATGGGCTCATCTCCCTACGCCGGTTCACCAGCAAGGATGCGCAGGCCTTCGTTGCCATCCACCAGGATCCGCTGAACGTCAAGTGGGCCGGGTCCGTTCCGGATATGGATATCTCCCAAGCCGCTGACCTCATCGAGGGCTCTATCGCGGCAGGTTGGGACGCTGGCACTAGCTTACGCTTTGCCATTGTTGACCACCCTGAGGGTGCCGAATATCCCGACAGGGTTGTTGGCACGTTGAGTTTGCAGGATGTCTTCTCTACCGTCAAGGGTGGCTCGGCCAGTGTTGGCATCAAGATGTTGCCAGCCGGACGTGGCACAGGCTCTGCCCAGCGTGCCATGGAACTGCTGTGCGGCTACGCTTATGGCAACCTAGGGCTTGAAATCCTGCATTGGCGCTGCACAGCTGGGAACAGTGCCAGCGTGTCACTGGCACAACGTTGCGGCTTTATCCGCTCTGCTGAAATACCGGGTTTCGGTATTGTTGACGCTGAAGTTTCCAATGGTTTGATCTACACCCAAACGCAAGGGCAATGGGCAGACCGGGACCACCGGATAACGGTGGCCCCGGTGGTGCCCGTACTGGGCGATGATCTAGTGATCCTGCGTGCGTTGACCATGGCTGATGCACCGCAATTGGTGGAGAACTGCCGCAACCTAGAATCCGTGCGTTGGACTACCGTGCCGCTGGATTACACAAAGGAACATGCGCAGTACTTCATCAATACTTTGACCCCGGAGGGCTGGCGCACGGGTGAGACACTGACCTTTGCGGTGGCTGACCCGGAAACGGACCAACTTCTTGGCACCGTTGACCTGCAGTGCAAGAACCCGGCGGTGGCGTCGGTGGGCATAAACTTTGGTGCCCACGCCCGCGGAACTGGCGTTGCGCAGGCCGCCACCCATCTGCTCCTTGACTATGCGTTCAGCCAGCTGAACCTACGCTATGTGCACTGGAGCGCGTTAGTGCCCAACTGNGGGAGCCGGAAATTGGCATGGAAGTTGGGCTTNCACTTTGACGGCCGGATACGCGGTGAATTTAATGATCGTGGCACNCCTGGTGACCGTTGGGTTCTGTCCTTGGCAGCAGGGGAGCAACGATCGCCGCAGGAGCCATGGACAGGTCCGGCACCGCTGAGCAGGTAA
- a CDS encoding ferritin-like domain-containing protein: MYAYQVATTRLVEPQFSMSAQLLARHQRKLEVLNNELQVRCLPLATPVAGFALDASFTSNPGQALTKVEAELAVIYADLAALSTAPAQDSTNTPVVSGAAMAPAGSATSQQPANITSLRKISVTWLLDSSASQAFWGGTVGALAGMTAPSPSAPLHWHQCLQQ, encoded by the coding sequence GTGTACGCCTACCAGGTGGCCACCACAAGGCTCGTTGAGCCGCAATTCTCTATGTCGGCGCAGTTATTGGCCCGTCACCAGAGAAAGCTGGAGGTGCTCAACAATGAACTACAAGTCCGTTGCCTTCCGCTAGCCACTCCCGTTGCCGGTTTTGCCCTTGATGCCTCGTTCACNAGCAACCCCGGACAGGCGCTGACTAAAGTGGAAGCCGAGCTGGCCGTTATTTATGCCGACTTGGCTGCGCTAAGCACCGCACCAGCACAGGATTCGACAAATACCCCAGTNGTCTCTGGCGCTGCCATGGCACCCGCCGGCTCAGCCACGTCCCAACAGCCAGCGAACATCACGAGCCTGCGCAAGATATCTGTGACTTGGCTGCTCGATTCCAGCGCCTCACAAGCCTTCTGGGGTGGAACTGTGGGTGCCTTGGCAGGTATGACAGCGCCATCTCCGTCTGCTCCCCTGCACTGGCACCAGTGCCTGCAACAGTAA
- a CDS encoding proline--tRNA ligase, translating to MALRLSTLXLRTLREDPVDAEVDSHKLLLRAGYIRRAAPGIYSWLPLGLRVLRKVEAIVREEMDAIGAQEVHFPALLPKEPFEQTNRWLEYGDGIFRLQDRKGADYLLAPTHEEMFTLLVKDLYSSYKDLPLSLYQIQNKYRDEARPRAGLLRGREFIMKDSYSFDIDDAGLDTSYLAHRGAYLRIFERLGLEIIPVAATAGAXGGSKSEEFLHPMAIGEDTFVRSAGGYAANVEAVTTVVPAEIDFSNAPAAVVRSTPDTPTIDTLVAAANELAPRAEGPWTAADTLXNVVLAIDLPTGERQIVIVALPGDREVDLKRIEANIGVYLEVGGEVGVEPANEGDLXKHPGLIKGYIGAGLSLAAPVLGAEASTKILYLVDPRVVSGTSWITGANEDGKHVFGLVAGRDFSWDGTIEAAQVREGDPAPDGSGPLETARGIEMGHIFALGTKYAEALGLKVLDXNGKLAVVTMGSYGIGVTRAVAALAESNHDEKGLVWPANVAPADVHIVAVGRGEEIFEAAAQLTADLETAGLEVIYDDRPKVSPGVKFGDAELIGVPTILAVGRGLVDGVVEIKNRATGVAENVPVAEAVQYILNQQ from the coding sequence GTGGCACTTCGCCTTTCCACACTCTTNTTACGTACTCTGCGTGAAGACCCCGTCGACGCCGAAGTGGACAGCCACAAGCTGTTGCTGCGTGCTGGCTACATTCGCCGTGCGGCGCCGGGCATCTACAGCTGGCTCCCACTGGGCCTGCGTGTGCTGCGCAAGGTAGAAGCCATTGTGCGCGAAGAGATGGACGCGATTGGTGCCCAAGAAGTCCATTTCCCGGCTTTGCTGCCCAAGGAGCCCTTCGAGCAGACCAACCGTTGGTTGGAATACGGCGACGGTATCTTCCGCCTGCAGGACCGCAAAGGTGCTGACTACCTGCTGGCCCCCACGCATGAGGAAATGTTCACGCTGCTGGTCAAGGACCTGTACTCCTCCTACAAGGACCTGCCGCTGAGCCTGTATCAAATCCAGAACAAGTACCGCGACGAGGCTCGTCCCCGCGCCGGATTGCTGCGTGGGCGCGAGTTCATCATGAAGGATTCCTACTCCTTTGACATTGACGACGCCGGATTGGACACCAGCTACCTGGCTCACCGTGGCGCCTACTTGCGCATTTTCGAACGCCTCGGACTTGAAATCATTCCGGTGGCAGCAACTGCTGGTGCCATNGGGGGCTCNAAGAGTGAGGAGTTCTTGCACCCGATGGCCATTGGTGAGGACACTTTTGTGCGTTCAGCCGGTGGCTACGCGGCAAACGTTGAAGCGGTCACCACGGTTGTTCCTGCCGAGATTGATTTTTCCAATGCTCCCGCCGCGGTGGTCCGCAGCACGCCGGACACGCCCACCATCGATACTTTGGTGGCGGCAGCTAATGAGCTAGCGCCGCGAGCTGAAGGCCCCTGGACTGCAGCAGATACCCTGAANAACGTGGTCCTGGCTATTGACCTGCCCACGGGTGAACGCCAGATTGTTATTGTGGCACTGCCNGGGGATCGCGAGGTTGACCTCAAGCGTATTGAAGCCAATATTGGCGTGTACCTGGAAGTCGGCGGTGAAGTNGGGGTTGAACCCGCCAACGAAGGGGACCTGAANAAGCACCCGGGGCTCATCAAGGGCTACATTGGCGCAGGCCTGAGCCTGGCTGCGCCTGTGCTTGGTGCCGAAGCGTCCACCAAGATCTTGTACCTTGTTGATCCCCGCGTGGTCTCGGGCACCAGCTGGATCACTGGAGCCAATGAAGACGGCAAGCATGTCTTTGGCCTGGTTGCGGGCCGTGACTTCAGCTGGGACGGCACCATCGAAGCCGCCCAAGTCCGCGAAGGCGATCCGGCCCCTGACGGTTCCGGTCCNCTTGAGACTGCCCGAGGCATCGAGATGGGGCACATCTTTGCCCTGGGCACCAAGTATGCAGAGGCGCTGGGCTTGAAGGTCCTTGATAANAACGGCAAGCTTGCAGTGGTGACAATGGGTTCCTACGGTATTGGTGTCACCCGTGCCGTTGCGGCGCTGGCTGAGTCCAATCATGACGAGAAGGGTTTGGTTTGGCCTGCTAATGTGGCCCCTGCCGATGTTCACATCGTGGCTGTTGGCCGTGGCGAGGAAATCTTCGAAGCAGCAGCACAGCTCACGGCCGATTTGGAAACAGCGGGACTGGAGGTCATCTATGATGACCGCCCCAAAGTTTCNCCCGGCGTGAAGTTTGGCGACGCTGAACTCATCGGCGTTCCCACCATTCTGGCCGTGGGCCGCGGATTAGTTGACGGTGTGGTTGAAATCAAGAACCGTGCCACCGGTGTTGCCGAAAACGTACCCGTGGCCGAGGCCGTGCAGTACATCCTCAACCAGCAGTAG
- a CDS encoding VIT1/CCC1 transporter family protein translates to MKRSEQLLPPXEVSKTAEIAQRLNWLRAGVLXANDGIVSVAAVAVGVAGATTGTGPILTAGMAALVGGAISMALGEYVSVSSQSDSQXSMIXAKRADLEQAHEENLVELANIYQKXGLSPATAAQVAAELTEHDALGAHLSAELNLEIDDVVNPWHAAFASAIAFTLGAILPLLAILLPPENIRVPVTFVAVLLALGVTGWIGAIIGGGSRTKAAARVVVGGALALAATFAIGLLLGSSGLVG, encoded by the coding sequence ATGAAGCGATCAGAGCAGTTATTACCTCCCNGGGAGGTCTCCAAAACAGCCGAAATAGCCCAACGGCTGAACTGGTTGCGGGCCGGGGTACTGNGGGCCAATGACGGAATCGTCTCCGTGGCAGCAGTGGCTGTCGGTGTTGCAGGCGCCACCACTGGCACCGGGCCCATCCTCACCGCCGGCATGGCTGCACTGGTTGGTGGGGCCATCTCCATGGCCTTGGGTGAGTATGTTTCTGTCAGCAGCCAGAGCGACAGTCAANAGTCCATGATCNGAGCAAAGCGTGCAGACCTCGAGCAAGCTCACGAAGAAAACCTGGTAGAACTGGCGAACATTTATCAGAAANAAGGCCTCTCACCAGCCACCGCTGCGCAAGTCGCCGCCGAACTCACGGAGCACGACGCCCTCGGCGCCCACCTCTCAGCTGAGCTCAACCTCGAGATTGACGACGTAGTCAACCCGTGGCACGCCGCCTTCGCCTCGGCCATCGCCTTCACCCTGGGCGCCATCCTTCCCTTACTGGCCATTCTGTTGCCACCGGAGAACATCCGGGTCCCGGTCACCTTCGTGGCCGTGTTACTCGCGCTGGGCGTCACTGGTTGGATCGGGGCAATAATCGGCGGTGGCTCACGCACCAAAGCCGCGGCCCGGGTTGTTGTTGGCGGGGCCTTGGCCCTTGCCGCCACCTTCGCCATAGGACTTCTGCTGGGATCTAGCGGGCTGGTTGGGTGA
- a CDS encoding bifunctional riboflavin kinase/FAD synthetase, whose product MQIWNSLEEVPQDFGPCVVTLGNFDGLHLGHQEVLGQVRAEAKARGAQSVALTFDPHPALVHRPESAPAQIMGLSDKLAAMETLGLDGVLVLPYTLEFAQQTPEGFVRSVFVDALRACAVVVGHDVRFGKANSGDLETMVELGAELGFDVVVVNDEGHDRRWSSTWVREALHQGDVGTALQVMGRPHTMSGEVVHGAARGRQLGXPTANLSPDACGIIPADGVYAGWLTDDFGHRWPAAISVGSNPTFVGVSRQVEAFVINRPQEPVEAFDLYGQHVVVEFVQRLRGMVAYTGPEALIEQMHHDVSDTRTILG is encoded by the coding sequence GTGCAGATTTGGAACTCCTTGGAAGAAGTTCCCCAGGACTTTGGCCCTTGCGTGGTCACCCTGGGCAACTTTGACGGGCTGCACTTAGGGCACCAGGAAGTTCTGGGTCAGGTCCGGGCAGAGGCCAAGGCCCGCGGAGCACAATCGGTGGCGCTGACCTTTGACCCGCACCCGGCACTGGTGCACCGGCCAGAATCCGCCCCTGCCCAGATCATGGGCCTGTCCGACAAACTGGCAGCCATGGAAACTCTCGGCTTGGATGGCGTACTTGTCCTGCCTTACACNCTTGAATTTGCTCAGCAAACNCCCGAAGGATTTGTTCGCAGTGTCTTCGTTGACGCCCTGAGGGCCTGCGCCGTTGTGGTGGGTCACGATGTCAGGTTTGGTAAGGCCAACTCAGGGGATCTGGAGACCATGGTGGAACTCGGGGCAGAACTGGGGTTCGACGTGGTGGTGGTCAATGACGAAGGTCATGACCGCCGTTGGTCCTCAACGTGGGTGCGCGAAGCCCTGCACCAGGGCGATGTTGGCACTGCTTTGCAGGTCATGGGACGCCCGCACACCATGAGCGGGGAAGTAGTGCACGGCGCCGCCCGCGGACGTCAGCTCGGCTTNCCCACGGCGAACCTCTCACCTGATGCGTGCGGGATCATCCCAGCGGATGGCGTGTATGCAGGATGGCTGACGGATGATTTCGGTCACCGCTGGCCGGCGGCGATCTCTGTCGGATCCAACCCCACCTTTGTNGGGGTGAGCCGGCAAGTAGAGGCATTCGTGATCAATAGGCCCCAAGAACCGGTGGAGGCCTTCGATCTGTACGGCCAGCATGTGGTGGTTGAATTTGTGCAGCGGCTCCGTGGCATGGTTGCTTACACCGGCCCGGAAGCCCTCATCGAGCAGATGCATCACGACGTCAGCGATACCCGTACGATCCTGGGGTAG
- a CDS encoding ABC transporter permease, with amino-acid sequence MNTAMMFATCLRVLRQLXRGPRSIALILVVPALLLALVYWLYQNETLSPGMPRTFDRVGLMMLGIFPFVVMFLVTSITMLRERTSGTLERLLTTPIHKADLLXGYALAFSFMAALQALVATGTAYWIXGLKIAGNAGWVVLISVLTAVLGXALGLLCSAFATTEFQAVQFMPVVVIPQILLCGLFVARDQMNAVLEVLSNLLPLSYTVDGLQEVAAHGDPTAALVGDLVVVSAFVLAGLLLASLTLRRRTA; translated from the coding sequence ATGAATACTGCCATGATGTTCGCCACCTGCCTTCGGGTCCTACGCCAACTCANNAGGGGACCCCGCAGTATTGCCTTGATCCTGGTTGTCCCGGCGCTGCTGCTGGCACTGGTTTACTGGTTGTACCAAAACGAGACGCTGTCCCCGGGCATGCCACGCACCTTTGACCGGGTGGGTCTGATGATGCTCGGCATTTTCCCCTTTGTGGTGATGTTCCTTGTCACCTCCATCACCATGTTGCGTGAGAGAACCTCCGGCACGCTGGAGCGGCTGCTGACCACGCCCATTCACAAGGCCGATCTACTTNTTGGCTACGCCCTCGCGTTTTCCTTCATGGCCGCCTTGCAGGCACTAGTGGCCACAGGCACGGCCTATTGGATTNTTGGCCTCAAGATTGCCGGAAATGCAGGCTGGGTGGTCCTGATTTCGGTGCTCACGGCAGTCCTTGGGNTGGCTCTGGGGCTGCTCTGCTCAGCCTTCGCCACCACGGAGTTTCAAGCCGTGCAATTTATGCCCGTAGTGGTCATTCCACAAATTTTGCTGTGTGGGCTGTTTGTGGCCAGGGACCAGATGAACGCGGTATTGGAGGTCCTCTCCAATCTGCTGCCACTGAGTTACACAGTTGACGGGCTCCAGGAAGTGGCAGCCCATGGCGATCCTACTGCAGCGTTGGTAGGGGACTTGGTGGTGGTGAGCGCGTTTGTGCTGGCGGGTCTGCTCTTGGCGTCCTTGACCCTGCGGCGGCGCACAGCATGA
- the rbfA gene encoding 30S ribosome-binding factor RbfA: MADSARASKLAQRIKVVVAEGLRSRVKDPRVEGITVTDARVTNDLQHATIYYTVFGDETAKSDAKIGLERAKGVLRAEVGKNITVRLTPTLEFIADEIPENASNLEALLRVAKERDAKLAELSANAEFAGEAXPYKSDEDGPDQA, translated from the coding sequence ATGGCTGATTCAGCTCGCGCGTCCAAGCTGGCACAACGCATCAAGGTTGTGGTGGCCGAGGGCCTCCGCTCCAGGGTTAAGGATCCTCGTGTTGAGGGCATCACTGTCACCGATGCACGTGTCACTAATGACCTGCAGCACGCTACCATTTACTACACCGTTTTCGGCGATGAGACGGCAAAGAGTGACGCCAAGATCGGCCTCGAACGCGCCAAGGGTGTGCTTCGCGCTGAAGTTGGCAAGAACATCACGGTGCGTTTGACACCTACCCTGGAGTTCATTGCTGATGAAATCCCGGAGAACGCCTCCAACCTAGAGGCGCTCCTGCGCGTGGCCAAGGAACGCGACGCTAAACTAGCCGAGCTCTCCGCCAACGCAGAGTTCGCTGGCGAGGCAGANCCCTACAAGTCTGATGAAGACGGCCCCGACCAGGCCTGA